A genomic stretch from Croceibacterium aestuarii includes:
- a CDS encoding glutamine-synthetase adenylyltransferase, with the protein MAETSEADWKGALERSRAHAPFLATALERRADIAELLAQGRGEEALAAAAVPEDDVAIALRRERIGLALALAIGDLAGAFSLARVMHELSAFADRALDAAIGAAIRHRVPGADPAGFTALALGKHGACELNYSSDIDPILLFDPALLPRRERDDPGEAAQRVARRLMELLTEQTAEGYVFRVDLRLRPASEVSPLAISFDAALSHYESSALAWERAAFIRARAAAGDVAAGEAFLRAIRPFVWRRSLDFTAIEEVRRLTARIRESHSGPDEAGPGYNLKLGRGGIREIEFFAQTHQLIHGGRHPALQVRGTRAALDALAAEGIVAADDAVLLGESYDRLRTLEHRLQMVNDRQTHVLPETSAALDNVARLEGLADGAALVEEVRSIAQEVGLRYDALLGRVDDRARPVPPADESVLATIEARFDRWRDTMRTLRGPEARAAFAALRPTLAEALASAPEPERALARLETIIERIPTAINLFRLFEARPGLLDQVLGVVTLAQTLADALARHPELLDALIDTTALDLPGPVASLAEDMRTRGGSEYETRLDAIRRVVGEQRFALGVQLVEARHDPLAIAAGLARLAEAALDVGASAAEEEFARVHGRIDGSDLVILGLGRLGGGALTHASDLDLVYLFSGEIGGESDGERPLSSSHYYNRLCQRVTAALSVPTAAGALYEIDTRLRPQGAQGPIAVSLESFALYQRSDAWTWEHMALTRARPVFGPPRARAELQRIIDETLQRDRDPAQLRADVLKMRGEMAAAKIPAGPLDAKLLRGGLVDCEFIVHFLQLRERSGLSPDLGAAIDALTEAGHLPSEFRRDYDLMSRLLVAARLLAPDAQQPPKAAARALACACRVDDYHALLQSLREARQNVATTWAETFGETLEDLT; encoded by the coding sequence ATGGCCGAAACGAGCGAAGCGGACTGGAAAGGCGCACTGGAGCGCTCGCGGGCGCATGCGCCGTTTCTCGCCACCGCGCTCGAACGCCGGGCCGATATCGCCGAACTCCTGGCTCAAGGCCGCGGCGAGGAGGCGCTCGCCGCGGCCGCAGTGCCTGAGGACGATGTCGCAATTGCCCTGCGCCGCGAGCGGATCGGCCTGGCCCTGGCGCTCGCGATCGGTGATCTGGCCGGAGCGTTCTCGCTGGCGCGCGTCATGCACGAGCTATCGGCTTTCGCCGACCGCGCTCTGGATGCGGCGATCGGCGCCGCGATCCGGCACCGCGTGCCCGGCGCCGATCCGGCGGGATTCACCGCGCTGGCGCTGGGCAAGCATGGGGCGTGCGAACTCAACTACAGCTCCGACATCGATCCGATCCTGCTGTTCGATCCGGCCCTGCTGCCGCGCCGGGAACGCGACGACCCGGGCGAGGCGGCCCAGCGCGTCGCGCGCCGGCTGATGGAGCTGCTGACCGAGCAGACCGCCGAGGGCTACGTCTTTCGGGTCGACCTGCGGCTGCGCCCGGCTTCGGAGGTCAGCCCGCTCGCAATCAGCTTCGATGCGGCGCTCTCGCACTACGAGAGTTCGGCGCTGGCATGGGAACGCGCGGCCTTCATCCGCGCGCGGGCGGCGGCCGGCGATGTCGCGGCGGGCGAGGCCTTCCTGCGCGCGATCCGCCCGTTCGTGTGGCGCCGCAGCCTCGATTTCACCGCGATCGAGGAAGTGCGCCGGCTGACCGCGCGAATCCGCGAAAGCCACTCTGGGCCGGACGAAGCGGGACCGGGCTACAACCTCAAGCTTGGCCGCGGCGGCATCCGCGAGATCGAGTTCTTCGCCCAGACCCACCAGCTTATTCATGGCGGCCGCCATCCCGCCCTGCAGGTTCGCGGCACGCGCGCGGCGCTTGACGCCCTGGCGGCCGAGGGGATCGTCGCCGCCGACGACGCGGTGCTGCTCGGCGAAAGCTATGACCGGCTGCGCACGCTCGAGCACCGCCTGCAGATGGTCAACGACCGGCAGACGCACGTGCTGCCCGAAACGTCCGCCGCGCTCGACAACGTCGCACGCCTCGAAGGGCTCGCGGACGGCGCCGCGCTGGTCGAAGAGGTGCGCTCGATCGCGCAGGAGGTGGGACTGCGCTACGACGCCCTGCTCGGCCGGGTCGACGACCGCGCCCGCCCCGTACCGCCCGCGGACGAAAGCGTGCTGGCGACGATCGAGGCGCGCTTCGACCGCTGGCGCGATACGATGCGCACGCTGCGCGGGCCCGAGGCGCGCGCGGCATTCGCCGCGCTCCGCCCGACGCTAGCCGAAGCGCTCGCCTCGGCGCCCGAGCCCGAGCGCGCCCTGGCCCGGCTCGAGACGATCATCGAGCGCATACCCACGGCAATCAACCTGTTCCGCCTGTTCGAGGCCCGGCCGGGCCTGCTCGACCAGGTGCTCGGCGTGGTCACGCTCGCCCAGACCCTCGCCGACGCGCTGGCGCGCCATCCCGAGTTGCTCGATGCACTGATCGACACGACCGCCCTGGACCTGCCGGGACCGGTCGCGAGCCTGGCCGAAGACATGCGCACACGCGGGGGGAGCGAGTACGAAACGCGCCTCGATGCAATCCGCCGCGTCGTTGGCGAACAGCGCTTTGCCCTCGGCGTGCAACTCGTCGAAGCGCGCCACGATCCGCTCGCGATCGCCGCGGGCCTGGCCCGGCTGGCCGAAGCGGCGCTCGATGTCGGAGCCAGCGCGGCGGAAGAGGAATTCGCCCGCGTCCACGGCCGCATCGACGGCAGCGATCTCGTCATCCTCGGGCTCGGAAGGCTCGGCGGAGGAGCGCTGACCCATGCCTCGGACCTCGACCTCGTCTATCTGTTCAGCGGCGAGATCGGCGGGGAATCGGACGGCGAGCGGCCGCTGTCCTCGTCGCATTACTACAACCGCCTGTGCCAGCGGGTCACCGCCGCCCTCAGCGTTCCGACCGCAGCGGGGGCCCTTTACGAGATCGACACGCGCTTGCGCCCGCAGGGGGCGCAGGGGCCGATCGCCGTCAGCCTGGAGAGCTTCGCGCTCTATCAGCGCAGCGATGCCTGGACCTGGGAGCACATGGCGCTGACTCGCGCCCGCCCCGTCTTCGGGCCGCCGCGTGCACGCGCCGAGCTGCAACGGATCATCGACGAGACCCTGCAGCGGGACCGCGACCCGGCGCAACTGCGTGCCGACGTGCTCAAGATGCGCGGCGAAATGGCCGCGGCGAAGATCCCCGCCGGGCCGCTCGACGCCAAGCTCCTGCGCGGCGGCCTGGTCGATTGCGAGTTCATCGTCCATTTTCTGCAACTGCGCGAACGGAGCGGCCTCTCGCCGGATCTCGGCGCGGCAATCGATGCGCTGACCGAGGCTGGACATCTGCCCAGCGAGTTCCGACGCGACTACGACCTGATGAGCCGGCTGCTGGTCGCCGCCCGGCTCCTTGCCCCCGACGCCCAGCAACCACCGAAGGCCGCGGCACGGGCGCTGGCTTGTGCCTGCCGCGTCGATGACTACCACGCGCTCTTGCAGAGCCTGCGCGAGGCGCGGCAAAACGTCGCCACAACCTGGGCCGAGACATTCGGCGAAACCCTGGAGGATTTGACATGA
- a CDS encoding M28 family peptidase, producing the protein MERPARIIAAPCAALLLALAGCAGVPLAQPAAVGEPISLDTLKEVTQTLAADTFEGRAPGTPGEDKTLAYLVERFAAAGLQPGNNGSWFQDVPLVEITAEDLGALNVYGPAADLLFAAGSDWIGVTYREQESISLHDSELVFVGYGVVAPEKGWDDYAGIDMHGKTAVILVNDPDWRSETDAGPFGGRAMTYYGRWTYKFEEAARQGAAAALIVHDDYPAGYGWNVVERSWTGPQSHTRKENGGEAQTLVNGWIDHRAAEAIAGAVGTNLAGLAAQAEQAGFRPVPLGLKVSTAFDNSLRYIDSKNVVGILPGSERPGEYVIHTAHWDHLGHCPANDAGDDICNGAIDNALGSAALVALAEAQAKTGPAPRSMVFLALTAEEQGLLGSEYYAAHPIYPLDHTVGGLNIDGGAMTGPARDVDVIGLGKSELDKVLARNLAKLGLAASADSAPQAGYYYRSDHFSFARRGVPMFNIKSGQDLVDGGREAGAAWNADYRANRYHAPDDEYDPAWDWRNVQRQFDLFYLLGRDLATSRDWPNWVPGDEFRRIRDESCAASGGC; encoded by the coding sequence ATGGAGCGTCCCGCCAGGATTATCGCCGCACCGTGCGCCGCGCTGCTGCTCGCGCTGGCAGGCTGCGCCGGCGTGCCCCTCGCGCAGCCGGCGGCCGTCGGCGAGCCCATCTCGCTCGATACGCTCAAGGAGGTCACGCAAACGCTGGCGGCCGACACGTTCGAAGGCCGCGCGCCGGGCACGCCGGGCGAGGACAAGACGCTCGCCTATTTGGTCGAGCGTTTCGCGGCCGCGGGCCTGCAGCCGGGCAACAATGGCTCGTGGTTCCAGGACGTCCCGCTGGTCGAGATTACCGCCGAGGACCTCGGTGCGCTCAACGTCTACGGACCGGCGGCGGATTTGTTGTTCGCGGCCGGAAGCGACTGGATCGGGGTGACCTACCGCGAACAGGAGAGCATCTCGCTGCACGACAGCGAACTGGTGTTCGTCGGCTACGGCGTCGTGGCGCCCGAGAAGGGCTGGGACGACTACGCCGGTATCGACATGCACGGGAAGACCGCGGTCATCCTGGTCAACGATCCCGACTGGCGCAGCGAAACCGATGCCGGCCCCTTCGGCGGCCGGGCAATGACCTATTACGGGCGTTGGACCTACAAGTTCGAGGAAGCGGCCCGGCAAGGCGCGGCAGCGGCGCTGATCGTGCATGACGATTATCCCGCCGGCTATGGCTGGAACGTCGTCGAGCGGTCGTGGACCGGGCCGCAGTCGCACACCCGCAAGGAGAACGGCGGCGAAGCGCAGACGCTGGTCAACGGCTGGATCGACCACCGCGCCGCCGAGGCGATCGCCGGGGCGGTGGGGACGAACCTGGCCGGCCTCGCTGCGCAGGCGGAACAGGCCGGCTTTCGGCCGGTCCCGCTCGGCCTCAAGGTCTCGACCGCGTTCGACAATTCGCTGCGTTACATCGATTCGAAGAACGTCGTCGGCATCCTGCCGGGCAGCGAGCGGCCCGGCGAATACGTCATCCATACCGCGCACTGGGACCATCTCGGCCATTGCCCGGCGAACGATGCGGGCGACGACATCTGCAACGGCGCCATCGACAACGCGCTCGGCAGCGCCGCGCTGGTCGCGCTGGCCGAAGCGCAGGCGAAGACCGGCCCGGCGCCGCGCAGCATGGTGTTCCTCGCGCTTACCGCCGAAGAACAGGGCCTGCTCGGCTCGGAATATTACGCCGCGCATCCGATCTACCCGCTCGACCACACGGTCGGCGGGCTCAACATCGATGGCGGCGCGATGACCGGCCCGGCGCGCGACGTCGACGTCATCGGTCTCGGCAAGAGCGAGCTCGACAAGGTCCTGGCGCGCAACCTGGCGAAGCTCGGCCTCGCGGCCTCGGCGGATTCGGCGCCGCAGGCGGGATACTACTACCGCTCCGACCATTTCAGCTTCGCCAGGCGCGGGGTGCCGATGTTCAATATCAAGTCTGGGCAGGACCTGGTCGACGGCGGCCGCGAGGCGGGGGCTGCGTGGAACGCGGACTACCGCGCAAACCGCTATCACGCGCCCGACGACGAGTACGACCCGGCCTGGGACTGGCGCAACGTGCAGCGTCAGTTCGACCTGTTCTACCTCCTCGGCCGGGACCTCGCGACCAGCCGGGACTGGCCGAACTGGGTGCCGGGCGACGAATTCCGGCGTATCCGCGACGAATCCTGCGCCGCATCGGGAGGATGCTGA
- a CDS encoding agmatine deiminase family protein has product MSKTMPMPAEFAPQDWLWIGFPHRADLWGEFTDPAQEQIAAYANAVAATGQDVRLVVHDDANEARARRLVSAAVTLERHPYGDIWLRDTGPIVLFDDAGRRFARRFRFNGWGGKYDDMEGDREVGESLARSAGLELSFADWVLEGGAIDSDGTGLVVTTEQCLLNPNRNPVLSREEIEARLARDLGFTRVLWLGEGLACDHTDGHVDNLARFVAPNTLAIPLSAGPDDPNAAVYADARARALAAGVAVADVPSPGLVGDDEGAEPASFMNFAIGNDIVVVPTYGTAHDADGVAAIASLFPGRETIGLPADAVLSGGGSFHCASQHVPAQV; this is encoded by the coding sequence ATGAGCAAGACAATGCCGATGCCTGCCGAATTCGCCCCGCAGGACTGGCTGTGGATCGGCTTTCCGCACCGGGCCGACCTGTGGGGAGAGTTCACCGACCCGGCGCAGGAGCAGATCGCCGCCTATGCCAATGCCGTCGCCGCAACCGGGCAGGACGTGCGGCTGGTGGTGCACGACGATGCCAACGAGGCCCGCGCGCGCCGGCTGGTCAGCGCCGCGGTCACGCTCGAGCGTCATCCCTACGGCGACATCTGGCTCCGCGACACCGGGCCGATCGTGCTGTTCGACGATGCCGGCCGCCGCTTCGCGCGGCGTTTCCGCTTCAACGGCTGGGGCGGCAAGTACGACGACATGGAGGGAGACCGCGAGGTGGGCGAATCGCTCGCCCGTTCGGCCGGTCTCGAACTCAGCTTCGCCGACTGGGTCCTCGAAGGCGGGGCGATCGACAGCGACGGCACGGGGCTGGTCGTGACCACCGAGCAGTGCCTGCTCAATCCCAATCGCAATCCCGTACTGTCGCGCGAGGAGATCGAGGCGCGCCTGGCGCGCGATCTGGGCTTTACGCGCGTCCTCTGGCTCGGGGAGGGCCTGGCCTGCGACCATACCGACGGCCACGTCGACAACCTCGCCCGCTTCGTCGCGCCGAACACCCTGGCCATTCCCTTGTCGGCCGGGCCGGACGATCCCAACGCCGCCGTCTACGCCGACGCTCGAGCCCGGGCCCTCGCTGCGGGGGTCGCAGTGGCCGACGTTCCCTCGCCCGGCCTGGTCGGCGACGACGAGGGCGCCGAACCGGCGAGCTTCATGAACTTCGCCATCGGCAACGATATCGTCGTCGTCCCGACCTACGGCACGGCTCACGACGCGGACGGTGTCGCTGCAATCGCCAGCCTGTTCCCGGGCCGCGAGACGATCGGCCTGCCCGCCGACGCGGTTCTTTCCGGCGGCGGCAGCTTCCACTGCGCCAGCCAGCATGTCCCTGCGCAAGTCTAA
- the galE gene encoding UDP-glucose 4-epimerase GalE — translation MSEKPPVLVTGGAGYIGSHAVLALADRGWPVAVIDNLTTGFRFAIPEGVPFYEGDIADAELLARIFEEQGSRAIMHFAGSIIVPESVEKPLTYYENNTAKSRALIAAAVEHGLEHFIFSSTAATYGIPQDSPVREDSAKAPINPYGWSKLMTEQMLADTAAAHAINYCALRYFNVAGADPQARTGQSTAGATHLIKVAVEAALGKRDHVAVFGTDYDTPDGTGVRDYIHVSDLADAHVLALEHLVANRETSLTMNCGYGRGFSVLEVLDAVDRVTNQSIERRMERRRPGDPDSLISDPSRIKATLPWQPRHADLDEIVNHALAWERRLREIRGS, via the coding sequence ATGAGCGAAAAACCTCCCGTCCTCGTCACCGGCGGCGCCGGCTATATCGGCAGCCACGCCGTCCTCGCCCTGGCCGATCGCGGCTGGCCGGTCGCGGTGATCGACAACCTCACCACCGGCTTCCGCTTTGCGATTCCCGAAGGCGTTCCCTTCTACGAGGGCGACATCGCCGACGCAGAGCTTCTGGCAAGGATATTCGAGGAGCAGGGGTCGCGGGCGATCATGCACTTTGCCGGCTCGATCATCGTGCCCGAATCGGTCGAGAAACCGCTCACCTACTACGAGAACAACACCGCCAAGAGCCGCGCGCTGATAGCCGCGGCCGTCGAACACGGCCTCGAGCACTTCATCTTCTCGAGCACCGCCGCGACCTACGGCATTCCGCAGGACAGCCCGGTCCGCGAGGACAGCGCCAAGGCGCCGATCAATCCTTACGGCTGGTCCAAGCTGATGACCGAACAGATGCTGGCGGACACTGCCGCGGCGCATGCGATCAACTACTGCGCCCTGCGTTATTTCAACGTCGCCGGGGCGGACCCGCAGGCGCGCACCGGGCAATCGACTGCCGGGGCGACGCACCTGATCAAGGTCGCGGTCGAGGCGGCGCTGGGCAAGCGCGACCATGTCGCGGTGTTCGGCACCGACTACGACACGCCCGACGGCACCGGGGTGCGCGATTATATTCACGTTTCCGACCTCGCCGACGCGCACGTTCTCGCGCTCGAGCACCTGGTGGCCAATCGCGAAACCTCGCTGACGATGAACTGCGGCTACGGCCGCGGGTTCTCGGTGCTCGAGGTGCTCGACGCCGTCGATCGGGTAACCAACCAGAGCATCGAGCGCCGCATGGAGCGGCGCCGGCCGGGCGATCCGGATTCGCTCATTTCCGATCCTTCGCGCATCAAGGCGACCCTCCCGTGGCAGCCGCGGCACGCCGACCTCGACGAGATCGTCAATCACGCCTTGGCGTGGGAACGCCGCCTCCGCGAAATTCGCGGGAGCTAG
- the thrS gene encoding threonine--tRNA ligase, which produces MTELLKISLPDGSVREMPAGSTPADVAAQIGPGLAKAALAAKVDGEVRDINRPFEGDAELALITSRDEAEALELVRHDYAHVLAEAVQALWPGTQITFGPATEDGFYYDVKAPDARDPFSLDDLPAIEEKMREIIRADKPLRREVWSRQQLIDRWQAEGETFKAEWAQELPEGEELTVYWSGDPNEDGSWLDMCRGPHLASTGKLDPQAFKLMRVAGAYWRGDQNNAQLTRIYGTGWLNKKQLDAHLHRLEEAAKRDHRKLGREMDLFHLQEEAHGSVFWHPKGYLIWRELEAYMRRKIDAGGYREVKTPQVMDARQWEQSGHWGKYRENMFVIPDEVPNTEDEGPIISGEADWMALKPMNCPAHVLIFRQGIKSYRDLPLRIYENGCCHRNEPHGALHGLMRVRQFTQDDAHIFCREDQIVDEVRKFCELADGIYKDFGFSYAVKLALRPEQRYGSDEDWDKAEAELRQAVVDAGMATEEYGWEELPGEGAFYAPKLEWHLTDAIGRTWQVGTIQSDRVLPERLDASYVGEDGEKHRPVMLHRAIFGSYERFIGILIEHNAGRLPVWLAPVQAVVATIVSDADDYAEQVAEQLKVAGIRVESDLRNEKINYKVREHSLAKVPHLLVVGKREAEEGTVAVRTLGEQHQKTMSLDEAIAMLTEAATPPDLR; this is translated from the coding sequence ATGACGGAGCTTTTGAAGATCAGCCTGCCCGACGGTTCGGTCCGCGAGATGCCTGCCGGCTCCACCCCGGCGGACGTCGCGGCACAGATCGGGCCGGGTCTCGCCAAGGCGGCGCTGGCGGCCAAAGTCGACGGCGAAGTGCGCGACATCAATCGCCCGTTCGAGGGCGATGCCGAGCTCGCGCTGATTACCTCGCGCGACGAAGCCGAAGCACTCGAACTGGTACGACACGATTATGCCCACGTCCTGGCCGAAGCGGTCCAGGCGCTGTGGCCCGGCACGCAGATCACCTTCGGCCCCGCGACCGAGGACGGCTTCTATTACGATGTGAAGGCCCCGGACGCCCGCGATCCCTTCTCGCTCGACGACCTGCCGGCGATCGAGGAGAAGATGCGCGAGATCATCCGCGCCGACAAACCGCTGCGCCGCGAAGTCTGGAGCCGGCAGCAGTTGATCGACAGGTGGCAGGCGGAAGGCGAAACCTTCAAGGCCGAATGGGCGCAGGAGCTGCCCGAGGGCGAAGAACTGACGGTCTACTGGTCGGGGGATCCGAACGAAGACGGCTCATGGCTCGACATGTGCCGCGGCCCCCATCTCGCCAGCACCGGCAAGCTCGATCCGCAGGCGTTCAAGCTGATGCGCGTCGCCGGAGCCTACTGGCGCGGCGACCAGAACAACGCCCAGCTCACGCGCATCTACGGCACCGGCTGGCTCAACAAGAAGCAGCTCGACGCCCACCTCCACCGGCTCGAGGAAGCGGCCAAGCGCGACCACCGCAAGCTGGGCCGCGAGATGGATCTGTTCCACTTGCAGGAAGAGGCGCACGGCAGCGTCTTCTGGCACCCCAAGGGCTATCTCATCTGGCGCGAGCTCGAAGCCTACATGCGCCGCAAGATCGACGCCGGCGGCTACCGCGAGGTCAAGACACCGCAGGTGATGGATGCGCGCCAGTGGGAGCAGTCGGGCCACTGGGGCAAGTACCGCGAGAACATGTTTGTCATCCCCGACGAGGTGCCCAACACCGAGGACGAGGGACCGATCATCAGCGGCGAGGCCGACTGGATGGCGCTCAAGCCGATGAACTGCCCGGCGCACGTCCTGATCTTCCGCCAGGGCATCAAGAGCTACCGCGACCTGCCGCTGCGCATCTACGAGAACGGCTGCTGCCATCGCAACGAGCCGCACGGCGCGCTGCATGGACTGATGCGCGTGCGCCAGTTCACGCAGGATGACGCGCACATCTTCTGCCGCGAAGACCAGATCGTCGACGAAGTGCGCAAGTTCTGCGAGCTGGCCGACGGAATCTACAAGGACTTCGGCTTCAGCTACGCGGTCAAGCTCGCGCTGCGGCCCGAGCAGCGCTACGGCTCCGACGAAGACTGGGACAAGGCCGAGGCCGAACTGCGCCAGGCGGTGGTCGACGCCGGCATGGCGACCGAGGAATACGGCTGGGAGGAGCTGCCCGGCGAAGGCGCGTTCTACGCCCCCAAGCTCGAATGGCATTTGACCGACGCGATCGGCCGTACCTGGCAGGTCGGCACGATCCAGTCCGACCGCGTGCTGCCCGAGCGGCTCGATGCCAGCTACGTTGGCGAGGACGGCGAGAAGCATCGCCCGGTCATGCTGCACCGCGCGATCTTCGGCTCCTACGAGCGCTTCATCGGCATCCTGATCGAGCATAACGCCGGCCGCCTGCCGGTCTGGCTTGCCCCTGTGCAGGCGGTGGTGGCAACGATCGTGTCCGATGCCGATGACTATGCCGAGCAGGTCGCCGAACAGCTCAAGGTCGCCGGAATCCGCGTCGAAAGCGACCTCAGGAACGAAAAGATCAACTACAAGGTCCGCGAGCACAGTCTGGCCAAGGTCCCGCACCTGCTGGTGGTCGGCAAGCGCGAAGCGGAGGAAGGCACCGTGGCTGTGCGCACGCTGGGCGAGCAGCATCAGAAGACGATGAGTCTCGACGAGGCGATCGCCATGTTGACCGAGGCCGCGACCCCGCCCGATCTGCGCTGA
- a CDS encoding helix-turn-helix transcriptional regulator has translation MRNRLKVLRAERDWSQQDLASHLEVSRQSVNAIETGRYDPSLPLAFRIADLFGLAIEKIFLRD, from the coding sequence ATGAGGAACCGCCTCAAGGTCCTGCGTGCCGAGCGCGACTGGAGCCAGCAGGACCTGGCCTCGCATCTCGAGGTCTCGCGGCAGAGCGTCAACGCGATAGAAACCGGCCGCTACGACCCCTCGCTACCGCTCGCCTTTCGCATAGCCGACCTTTTCGGCCTGGCGATCGAGAAGATCTTCCTGCGTGACTGA
- a CDS encoding LptA/OstA family protein: MDRSPISRLALRGLAGGLIAGVFAALAFGNIADAQAIAGFDSDQPVNYAADRIELQDRQNRVVLSGDVVIDQGDLRLTAARMTVAYTNANGLRIQRIDATGGVTVARGSERASGAAGVYDFNRRVIVLSGGVSLRRGADTLNGGRLTIDLASGLSSVDGRGASAPGTTGANGRVSGSFTVPKKD; encoded by the coding sequence ATGGACCGCAGCCCGATTTCCCGCCTCGCCTTGCGCGGCCTTGCCGGCGGCCTGATCGCGGGCGTTTTCGCGGCGCTGGCATTCGGCAACATCGCCGATGCGCAGGCGATCGCGGGTTTCGATTCCGACCAGCCGGTCAACTACGCCGCCGATCGCATCGAACTGCAGGACCGGCAAAACCGCGTGGTCCTGTCGGGCGATGTGGTCATCGACCAGGGCGACCTTCGGCTCACCGCCGCACGCATGACCGTGGCCTATACCAATGCCAACGGCCTGCGGATCCAGCGGATCGACGCGACCGGCGGAGTGACCGTGGCCCGCGGTAGCGAGCGCGCCAGCGGGGCGGCCGGAGTCTACGATTTCAATCGCCGCGTGATCGTCCTCTCGGGGGGCGTGTCGCTTCGCCGCGGCGCGGATACGCTCAACGGCGGGCGCTTGACGATCGACCTGGCCTCGGGGCTGTCCAGCGTCGACGGCCGCGGCGCAAGCGCCCCCGGGACGACCGGCGCCAACGGCCGGGTCAGCGGATCCTTCACGGTACCTAAGAAGGACTGA
- the lptC gene encoding LPS export ABC transporter periplasmic protein LptC yields the protein MTAEADLKRDRRRAFAAPGGSLDRIVRWLAVGLPAAVGVITALMVITPLSPRGEVSFLLDRNKVALANDRLRVDNAVYRGEDSDGRPFSLAAGEAVQKGASEPVVRMRDLTARILLPQGPAVLAADSGRYDFEAETVAIDSAVSFKAWDGYTMTARGVSIDLRNKTLVGTGGVEGTVPAGTFSANAMRADLAARTVALIGNARLRMVPNRLRLPK from the coding sequence ATGACAGCCGAAGCCGACCTGAAGAGAGATCGCCGCCGCGCCTTTGCGGCGCCCGGCGGATCGCTCGACCGCATCGTGCGCTGGCTCGCGGTAGGACTACCGGCAGCCGTGGGAGTCATAACCGCGCTGATGGTCATCACCCCGCTCAGTCCGCGGGGCGAGGTCAGCTTCCTGCTCGACCGCAACAAGGTAGCCCTCGCCAACGACCGTTTGCGTGTCGACAATGCGGTCTACCGGGGCGAGGATTCCGATGGACGGCCGTTCTCGCTCGCCGCCGGCGAAGCCGTGCAGAAGGGCGCGAGCGAGCCCGTTGTCCGGATGCGCGACCTGACCGCACGAATCCTGCTGCCGCAAGGCCCCGCCGTTCTCGCCGCCGATTCGGGCCGCTACGATTTCGAGGCGGAAACCGTGGCCATCGACAGCGCGGTCAGTTTCAAGGCGTGGGACGGCTACACCATGACCGCGCGCGGCGTTTCGATCGACCTCAGGAACAAGACCCTCGTGGGAACCGGCGGAGTCGAGGGGACCGTGCCCGCAGGCACGTTCTCCGCCAACGCCATGCGCGCCGATCTCGCCGCGCGGACGGTGGCGCTGATTGGCAACGCACGGCTTCGGATGGTCCCCAATCGCCTGAGGCTGCCGAAATGA
- a CDS encoding ribonuclease D — protein MAVHFHEEDLPEGVLAAGPVAVDTETMGLVTPRDRLCLLQISDGQGDEHLVRFANGSAYDAPILKAVLADPARLKLYHFARFDLAAIEYYLGVVAAPVFCTKIASKLVRTYTDRHGLKNLIEELLGESISKQQQSSDWGAPQLSEAQCDYAASDVRFLHRLREVLVPRLEREGRMELAQACFDFLPARARLDIAGWADRDIFSHD, from the coding sequence ATGGCCGTACATTTCCACGAAGAAGACCTGCCCGAAGGCGTGCTCGCCGCCGGGCCCGTAGCCGTCGATACCGAGACCATGGGGCTTGTGACGCCCCGCGACCGCCTCTGCCTCCTGCAGATCAGCGATGGACAAGGGGACGAACACCTCGTCCGCTTCGCCAATGGCAGCGCCTACGATGCGCCCATCCTCAAGGCCGTTCTGGCCGATCCGGCCCGGCTCAAGCTGTACCACTTCGCGCGATTCGATCTCGCGGCGATCGAGTATTACCTCGGCGTGGTCGCGGCCCCGGTGTTCTGTACCAAGATCGCCAGCAAGCTGGTGCGGACCTATACCGACCGTCACGGCCTCAAAAACCTGATCGAGGAACTGCTCGGCGAGAGCATTTCCAAGCAGCAGCAGTCGAGCGACTGGGGCGCCCCGCAGCTCAGCGAAGCGCAGTGCGACTATGCGGCTTCGGACGTTCGCTTCCTCCACCGCCTGCGCGAGGTGCTGGTGCCGCGGCTCGAGCGCGAAGGGCGCATGGAACTGGCCCAGGCCTGCTTCGATTTTCTGCCCGCCCGCGCACGTCTCGACATCGCCGGTTGGGCCGACCGCGACATCTTCAGCCACGACTAG